The Castanea sativa cultivar Marrone di Chiusa Pesio chromosome 11, ASM4071231v1 genome contains a region encoding:
- the LOC142615662 gene encoding UMP-CMP kinase 3-like isoform X2, with protein MLMGTVVESANKEVNGSVAVKNPTVVFVLGGPGSGKGTQCANIVEHFGYSHLSAGDLLRAEIKSGSENGTMIQNMIKEGKIVPSEVTIKLLQRAMQENGNDKFLIDGFPRNEENRAAFEEVTKIEPAFVLFFDCSEEEMERRLLSRNQGREDDNIETIRKRFKVFLESSLPVIEHYTTRGKVRKIDAGKSVEEVFESVKAVFTPKEEKAD; from the exons ATGCTCATGGGAACAGTTGTAGAATCTGCAAACAAG GAGGTTAATGGAAGCGTAGCTGTGAAGAACCCTacagttgtttttgttttag GTGGCCCTGGTAGTGGAAAGGGTACCCAATGTGCAAATATTGTTGAACACTTTGGTTATTCCCATCTCAGTGCTGGTGATCTTCTCCGAGCAGAAATCAAATCTGGTTCTGAAAATGG CACCATGATTCAGAACATGATTAAAGAAGGAAAGATTGTTCCCTCGGAGGTAACCATTAAGCTTCTCCAACGAGCAATGCAGGAAAATGGAAATGACAAATTTCTTATTGATGGTTTTCCTCGCAATGAGGAAAATCGAGCAGCGTTTGAGGAAGTT ACAAAGATTGAGCCAGCATTTGTCCTGTTTTTTGATTGTTCTGAAGAAGAGATGGAGAGGCGTCTTTTGAGTAGGAACCAG GGAAGGGAAGATGATAACATTGAAACCATTAGGAAGCGGTTTAAGGTTTTCTTGGAATCTAGTCTCCCTGTGATTGAGCACTATACCACTAGGGGGAAAGTTCGAAAG ATTGATGCTGGAAAGTCTGTTGAAGAGGTTTTTGAGTCAGT
- the LOC142615662 gene encoding UMP-CMP kinase 3-like isoform X1, with translation MLMGTVVESANKLQEVNGSVAVKNPTVVFVLGGPGSGKGTQCANIVEHFGYSHLSAGDLLRAEIKSGSENGTMIQNMIKEGKIVPSEVTIKLLQRAMQENGNDKFLIDGFPRNEENRAAFEEVTKIEPAFVLFFDCSEEEMERRLLSRNQGREDDNIETIRKRFKVFLESSLPVIEHYTTRGKVRKIDAGKSVEEVFESVKAVFTPKEEKAD, from the exons ATGCTCATGGGAACAGTTGTAGAATCTGCAAACAAG CTGCAGGAGGTTAATGGAAGCGTAGCTGTGAAGAACCCTacagttgtttttgttttag GTGGCCCTGGTAGTGGAAAGGGTACCCAATGTGCAAATATTGTTGAACACTTTGGTTATTCCCATCTCAGTGCTGGTGATCTTCTCCGAGCAGAAATCAAATCTGGTTCTGAAAATGG CACCATGATTCAGAACATGATTAAAGAAGGAAAGATTGTTCCCTCGGAGGTAACCATTAAGCTTCTCCAACGAGCAATGCAGGAAAATGGAAATGACAAATTTCTTATTGATGGTTTTCCTCGCAATGAGGAAAATCGAGCAGCGTTTGAGGAAGTT ACAAAGATTGAGCCAGCATTTGTCCTGTTTTTTGATTGTTCTGAAGAAGAGATGGAGAGGCGTCTTTTGAGTAGGAACCAG GGAAGGGAAGATGATAACATTGAAACCATTAGGAAGCGGTTTAAGGTTTTCTTGGAATCTAGTCTCCCTGTGATTGAGCACTATACCACTAGGGGGAAAGTTCGAAAG ATTGATGCTGGAAAGTCTGTTGAAGAGGTTTTTGAGTCAGT